A segment of the Labrus bergylta chromosome 11, fLabBer1.1, whole genome shotgun sequence genome:
CAGGTCTTTGCAAGTGTGAAAATGTATCCTGTACATACTTAACATTCATGcattacaaaaatgaaaacaaatgaatgataTTTAACTTTATCGAAATTACATCAAAGTTCAAGGCTACCTCATTTCATAATGTGATTCAACACACAGTTTATTTCATAAGACTTTATTAAGTTTACTGCCTCGGCTTGAACTTTGTTATTCATCATTGTCGGAGAGACAAAGCTGTCGTGTTTGTTTGGGTGTGCAGGTTTACATTTATATGAAATGTAGATATCATCTAATCTATAAACAAATGCAATATAATACTTATTCTGCAAGCTTACTAACGCTAGCGTACAAGCCAAACTAGCTACATGAAGCTAACGCTAGCTGAGCAGGGGTCGAGCCAACATGATAAAATCTTACCTTTGTCATTCAATTGTTAGCGTTTCCTTTATTCCTGATGAATAACCTCCGTTATGCGCTGGGAAGTGTCCAGGGAAGTTCTCGCAAGACCCTTGATATGAAGATAAACTGATGAATTAACGGTGCCCTCTTTTATGCCGCTCCTTATGATCCACACAGCTGTCTGTGACAATACATAAACCGGCTGCTGTCAGTGGTGTGCGCATGCGCCGTCTTGTGCTTCAAGATAATTCATCAACAATGGCCTCTTCCGCCAGTACacactttcagaataaaagcgaCATATCGTCAATTTTATACTGACAGCTTTTATATATCTTTGGGGTTTACTTTTCTTTCTACTTCTTAGTCTGCAGTCAAATAACAAAAATGCAGATTAAATGACTTCATTTCTTTAAGACCATGGGTATGAAAATGCACCACATGCTACACAAAGTCTATTTGCATAGCCTATATTAAAAGACAATCCAAAGTAGACTGCCATTGCAGCTGTAATTTAGCGACAAAGTACACGTAATTGTGCTTGCTATAAACTTTGATCAAAGGGTATTGATCAAAGATTGTACCATTGCAATACTCTGACTGGTAATGTAGCCTAATATCATTTACATGTAAAATTTAAAAGTTTGCTTTTTTATCGAAATATGATGTCAATTGCTTTGtggaaaaatgcatttttgttcCTGACTGTTGGATATACAGCCCAACCATTCCTACCTAAACACCATGGTAAATAAGTTGATGATTTACTCCTTCCATCCACTAGGTGCTGCTAATGTGCAGCTAAGTAACTGTAAAACACAACATGGTGAAAGAAAAATATGCTAAAAATAAACATCCATTAAACATGGAGCTGAGTGTAATACAGCCAAGGTGGAATGAAACCGGCCAAGGTGACAAAACAATATTAATACCTCTAGTCTTTTCTATGCAAATACTTACACTTTGCATATAATCTACTCTTTAGGCTCTGTGGATGATAACTGTGATAACCAGAATCCGCACAGAACAAGGTCCAAGTTAAAACCTGGCACATTAGAAGCAGTCAAAGTTCACCTTATGCAATAAAGCGTCTTTGGAGATGTGACACACACCCTTAAGAGAAATACTTGAACATAACGTTATGTGCGAGTCATTTCTTGGTggttaaacaattaaaaagcttCACTGAGTTTTCTTTGAGGTAGTTCTGGGTATGCTGCCAGGATAGTGAAAGCTctaatgttcagaaaatggccACAGGTCTAACAAACGTTCTTGAGGAGTGGAAATGTCTCGAAGAAGACTATCAACAACTTCAGGTAagaaacagattaaaaacagctgacGATGTCAAACGATCCACATAGCACAACTTTATAAATCACTATTTTTCTTGCTTTTGAATagaaaagcaagaaaaataatGTAACATAATGCAATGCAATATTTTGAGGATGATGaattaaaacacttttattaacCTTCATATAGCTGCTCTGCTTCTTGTTTGCACTTGAGATTGTTTTCTGCCATTTGCTTTGGTTATTGATGTAACACCATGTCGCTGTCATTCAGGAGACCCACAGACTGTACTTACAGAAACTGGATGAAATTTCCAAACTACAAaaaagctgttcttcctccatAAGCAATCAGCGTAAAAGACTGAAAGAGGTGTCCCACTGTGTAATAAAAAAGTAAGTAAAGGCACCGATTTATTGTAACATTTGAAGATATGTACAGTAAAGTAATCTGGTCGTGCACATACATATATGCACACCATAGTGATAGAAACACTAATATGCACCTGTTATACATTGTATCATCCATCAGATGCAGCACAGGACCATCTGACGAAGATGATAAGACACTGGAGGAAATAAAGGCGAAAATAAAGACACGACCAAATTCTTTCTCTGAAATGGAGGCTTGCCTTCCCAAGAAAAatgggtgatgatgatgataattgAATCCAAAAGATCTTGAAATAGAAGTTGATCTACATGTACTACCTTATATGAAGATAAACAATTATAACCAgattattgttttatatttcaggcTGTACCTGAGTCTTGTTTTGGGAAATGTGAATGTCACCTTCCTCAGCAAGCAGTCAAAGTGAGCGATGATCATCATTGTTTATTTGAACCCAAAGCCCTCTTCCAACCCAAACCTCTTTAGATTCATCTGTTTAGCCTATCATAACAAAACTATTATTACTGATTTAAAACCTAATAATtgaatcaaatatttatttggcTAATGAGTTTCTGCTTTGAAACCTTGACCAATGATATTGAGACTTAAATCTGTCACATTCTTGTTAGATTTGGCTACAAAGACGAATACGAGAAGTTCAAGCTGTACCTCACagtgctcctgctgcttttctCCTTCATGTGCTATTTCTTTGTGAGCTACAGGTGAGCATTCACAGAAAATGTAGCACTCTGACTCtccatgtactgtatgtttcaACCCTCAACACTTGTCCAACTGTGTGTCCTTGACTTTAGATTTCTTGATGCAATACTCAATTTCCTGCTGGTGTGGTACTACTGCACACTTACAATCAGAGAGAGTATCCTCATTACCAACGGCTCCAGGTCAGTCCCAACACACTTCCAATGAACTCACCATAACAATGAGAAACATcataacaacatttttaaaaaataatgatgttaTCTCTGGAATATGGTTTTGCTTTAAAGACCATTAAtaatttgcctttatatcatttcaaatgtaaaatctaaatatgatgtaaaatgtgttctgcATCATAGAATCAAAGGCTGGTGGGTTTTCCACCACTATGTCTCCGCATTTTTGTCCGGTGTCATGCTTACATGGTGAGTAGAAGAAAAAGATCCCTGACTCTACTAAATGAAGGAAACGAAACATTTTCTgttgcttcctttttttgtagtttaagAAATGATATGACATTTAAAGAGCATAAAGAGAAAATTAAAACGCAGAGGAAAactaacaaacagaaacaaacaaaacaaaagattcaTTCTCAGATACAGTAGCTGATCAATTCTTCCTAttgcataaaaaatatatattttttctaattaaGTCTTCTCTGTTTACATACAAACCTTCTCTTTGGCTAAAGGCCAGATGGGAACCTGTATAAGATTTTCAGGAACCAGTTCCTCGCTTACTCCTTGTACCAAAGTAAGAAAGAGCACTGTCTGTGTCTACAATCATGATGGaaacttttcaaaataattGAAAAGTCTAAGTGGTGCTTCCTTCATGTGGCACACACAGGttttgttcagtgtctgcagTGCTATTATCAGAGCGGGTGTCTGTACAGATTACGAGCTCTGGGAGAAAGACACAACATGGATCTGACCGTGGGTGAGATACAAAACACACCAAGGATACAGACACACTCAACCAGGCCATcatcattatatatttagtaaaaCTTGTTGAGAAGCATTACAAGGTTTTGTCAGTgcttggattaaaaaaaaaaaaaaaaagatttcaaactCTCGTCATGCTTTCTGCTTTTAGAGGGATTTCAGTCGTGGATGTGGAAAGGGCTGACATTTCTTTTGCCCTTCCTGTTTTTTGGTCATGTGAGTACAGTACTTGAACTTGAGAAATTTCCGCTTACGATTGGTTAGGtcgcattaaaaaaaatgatgctgtGTCATGCTTTCGACTGTGACGTTAGAAATGCTGATAAGAAAAGCTGATGTCATTCTAGACTCAATATGTTGTTTAAGCATCATTAAAGGAAATGTTTAGGTTTTCACTCACCCTGATAACAGCTTAATCTTTGGCATGCCTCTGTGTTTTGCGTAGTTGCTAACTGCATTCATTCACAACAAAACAAGCCCTTCAGGTCTTCATGTTTTGTCTCGTAGTTCTGGCAGCTCTTCAATAGCGTGTCTCTCTTCAGAATGGCTCAGCTCCCAGATTGTAAGGAATGGCAGGTCAGTGCTTTCACAGTCAATGAGTCTGAATATGTCTCCCTGATCTTACTTTTATAACCAGTTAAAGATTTATTGCATCCATCTTTATCACACTGCGTGAGAACAAAAGAGGGCTAATTGTATGAACAGTGTGTTGATATTTTATTGAAGAAATCACTGacagtctgtttttgttgttacgGATGTCACTTCACATTATGGATGAACATTTAATCCCCACCTGATCTCTTCCATATCACATGTAAATAGTCAAATGTATCTGATTCACACATCGTTGTCTTTGTTCCATGTGATGTCAGGTCCTGATGTGCGGTCTCTGCTTCCTTGTTCTGTTCATGGGAAACTTCTCCACCACTGTTGCTGTGGTCCGTCAGAAGATGAAGAGCAGGAGTCAGAAAAAGAGCCTCTGatccaaaataataaaaataaacatctctACAAAAGGTGGTCTCACATGGCCCTGTCATTATTAATGTTCATATAATCCTTATTTGTGTCAACTGTTTCTGTTATGTAATTATTCCATCACATTCTTATTTATCGACTGGATAAATCAACTTTGAAGGTTAAATTATTCTCCACAATACTTTCATGTAAAATAATCCTTACAGGAAGAGACGAATAGCCTCGAATAAAGTCTTCAATTCTAGAGACAGTGTTGTCTGTGacagtgttttatttcttcaatATTTTGTGCTTGTGACTGCATGTGTTTGAGCGCTTTATCAAAGCAGCCGATTCATTTTGCTTACCTTGTTATTTGTTAAATTTGGCTGGGTGAATTCTCTTTAAGTTTCTCGGcagcaattaaaaaatgtattatgaCCTCAAAAAATGAAATTCTATGCTGTAAAAGAAACAATCAAACAGACTAAAGTAATTCAAGCTGTACCCCATCAAACTGCTATAACAGTAAAACCAGATGTTGCAGTAAGAATAACTCAATCAATAATATGCTGACAGTCAGAGGTAGTGTCAGTATTTAGATTATTAACATTAGTACAAGTAATGCAAACTTTAAGATGTCCTCATTATAACTAATTATAAGTTATATATGCAAATGTTTCCAAGAAGTTCATAAGTTACCCTGTAAGGGTTATATTAGTGCATAATACTGCATTTGTATTGCTTGATGGTTGCAAAACAGTAGCAATTTAATTGTAATGTGGAGCTATATGAATCACTGGGTGACTTCATTTATGCAATGTGCTCTAAAATGTGGTGTACTAGTAGATATTCAAATAGCTCTTGTAGCGTTAAAAGAGTTAAATACAAAGAGTAGGCTACTTAATTAAGCTGAAGTGATAATGCAAAATGTGTATGTTGGTTATATTCTGATGAGTGCATGTCCAGTGGAATATCATATGGAGAGATATCTCATTTGAATTCCATATAACTCAGTGACTGTAAATGCCTATAAACTGCAGTATAGACAATGACTAAGGTGACAAAACTCCAATTAAGTTTGAAATTCAACTTAACCAACCTACAAATTACCAGCGCTGACATGTGTTCCCGTATGAGTACTAGTTGATTTTACCAGTACAGAGACCTATGGGGCGCAgattgtaaagttgcgcaccctaacaacaacatttctccacatttagtcctaaaaaaaatcactttttcttcacatttagagaaatatttgtgaactttgtcatatttacttttgtgaataaaaatgtaagataatttcattggcaaatataaatgttaaatattatatctaaatgttgaatgttttatctaaatgttatatataaatgttaaaaatacatgtcctgattctaaatatttacctacgtttctaaacatttagtttacattctgaatatttagctttgatcctatatatttagctaagattgtaaatatttataatcaaagctaaatatatagaatataaactaaatatttagcaacgacttctaaatatttagctaatatgcaaattcactctACCGCCCGCCTgaagcaccaaaataaaagtttaaggAAGCGATCCAAGCCTTAGAAAAGAAATGTACCAAGTGCTGAGATGTGGAGGATCCTGTGGCCGACACCGAAGAAGTAGTGCTATGAAAACCCTGAATTGCGGCCAAAACAGCCCTTCCAATATTCTCCGCTAATTCGCtcgacattttcaaaatcccgCCAATCTCCTGTAGGAGACAATGGTTGGATCGCTTCCTcgaacttttattttggtgcttctGGTGGGCGGTagagtgaatttgcatattagctaaatatttataagtcgttgctaaatatttagagtcttagctaaatatttaattattatgaagcgtgctcagtttacaaacagagagagagagagagagagagagagagagagagagtgagagagagagagagagagagacgcacagtcgagtccgcgtctgcacatcaaagaaaaacacagagcataACAGCTACTTTTctgactttacagcttattttaagccattttaatcagacacagcaataaataaatcaaaaaataaaagagatgcGCGGCCGAGTCCACAGGCGAGTCCACagccgcacatcggagaacaacacagaacatgacagctgctttgtgtcttatattgagtcattttagtcagatacagccatgaaactctggatttctccttaatgaaggctgtcagtgttgtttacccgcgtgcttgtgctcgtgcatgaagtgtaccgtgctgaagcacacctctctgaagtgtgccaaagacaaggaagtgtaccgtgctgaagcacacctctctgaagtgtgccaaagacaaggaagtgtaccgtgtcTAAGCACGGCACGGagcgtcacactggtcaaacgaactggacttcagcgttgaagcgtgcttaggcacggtatggatggccagtgtgaccgcgcccttagcTAAATATAGTAGTtagtttatattctatatatttagctttgattataaatatttacaatcttagctaaatatatagGAGCAAAGCTAAATATCCagaatgtaaactaaatgtttagaaacgtaggtaaatatttagaatcaggacatgtatttttaacatttatatataacatttatatataatatttaacatttatatttgccaatgaaattatcttacatttgtattcacaaaagtaaatatgacaaagttcacaaatatttctctaaatgtgaataaaaagtgcaACTTTACAATCGGCGCCCCATAGAGACCTGACCTTGTACTTTGACCTAAAAAATTGAATGCATGactgtagtttttaaaagattatTACTTTGGATAAATGCGacggctatatatatatataacacgTTTTAGAAAGTTTTGCTACTTTACTTAACGTTAGAATCGGAATATTTTCTCCAAGAGACTACAGATTCGCTGAGCATGCAAGTTGTTGGGCAATCTAACTAAGTTTATCCTTGTTACTGTGAAAATAAACACCCTTTAAGCAGTGGAGGACATGCTCGATGAGTCTGCTATTCAGTCTATCATAAATATACAGTCTGTTCAGCTGGTTTCATTACATAACCATGACCCTTCGCCTGCTGCACCTCCACATGCATTCAGTCAATCAGCCAGGGGGATCTCATCCCACGTGCGTGCTGTGACATTAGGTAATGCCCCTGCAGACCGGTCCATGTTGAGAGTGCgggcagaaaaaaataataatacccccccccccccccccccccaattgtAAGACATGTTAGTATTTCTTTGAATAAGTGCCGCATCTAGAGCTtcgacaaaataaaataatttccaAATCTAAATTGTATTTGGTGTTGAAAGTGGAGAAGCCCCCCCGCTTGAAGGATCGAGTTGGTTTGGTCCTACATGGCGTAAAGTTTCCTTCCGTGTACAGCACAGTGTCAGACTGACACAAAGAGGGAAGACGAAGGTAAGTGCGAGACTAAGTTCACcttttgactttattttacaTCGAGCCCTTGTCTATGACAATGTGCGTGAATTACATGTTCACAATATTCAATTTACATCGAACTAAAACCCccaaaacagaagaaatgttaaacttttaaGAGAAACATTAGCTTAATACGGGCAGACTCCAGTGTTATTACGCAAACCGGGGCTAACTAATATGCATTTGGAGTCGTTTCCTTGGCATATATAGTTTAAACAAGATAATAGTGAACAAGCTTTGCTTTTGTTATGAACAGACAACACTTGAACATACATATAACTCAAGTTTCAGCAAGTGTCACATTCCAGGGAATAGCCGGGGCCCTGTGTCCATCCCCAAAGGCtaacttggtaatttcctcgttttattttaatatcagcGTGACTGTATGGTATATTATGTGAAGATACAACTTCATGTTAAAGCAAATATCTTTCAAACATGTGGAGCTCTTCATGCCGGTGCAGCTACTTCGACTGTTACACAACTTACTCTGTTTGCTTTAAGCAGAAGAGGTGAATTGTCACGATGGACTTTTAGTGAACTCATCCATGTCGTAGTTATCGATCACTTGAACCCTTTCTGCAACAGATATTGAAAGCCTCTTTTGATACTAGTCTCAAACCAAAGTCTAACATGACTGCACTTGAACGTACAGGACAGTCTGTATCATTTGAAAGTTTGGGTTTATCTCTTTTTGTCAGAGTGAAGTGAGCTTTATTTAGCAGACGAGCTCTACTTCTTCAAAGTGTATATATTTCCCCTCTAGTTTGTTGGAAACCTTATTGTTTGCGAAGTCGACATGCAAGCCTTGAATCATACGGAAAAACACTGTCGGTGTTGTACAATGGTTTGTCCCTCACTGTTACCTAAATCATCTGGTAATTGACCCCCAAGGGGGCAGAGCAGAGCACCCACCAAAGTAGACTAGTTGGCATGGATTCTGTATCCCAACAGATATGAGCCACTGTAACAGCCTGAAGATGATCAGACTTAACAATATCTTGCAGGTAACATTGCTATGATAGTGTTTCACTCTAATTGTTACAAAGGTTATATAGTggggaaaatatatatttcaggATAACACGCACAGTCCCAGTGCACCTTAAATGGTTTGAGGCATTTAAAGCTGGACTGTTTGTTGCATATATACCTCTTTCTCCTTAATAGTACCCTTTTGGCCTCTGTGAGGCCGGTAACGGCCCCCGTCGCGCCGGGGTCCGGTCTTCTCGGAGTCGGGTTGTTTGGGAATGCAGCCCAAAGCGGGTGGTAAACTCCATCTAAGGCTAAATACTGGCACGGGCCCCTCTCTCGGGGCGAACCCATTCCAGGGCGCCCTGCCcttcacaaagaaaagagaactcTCCTCGGGGCACCCGCCAGCTTCTCCGGGATCGTTTGCGTTACCGCACTGGACGCCACCAGTTAATGCTATAAGAATAACACTACTGATAATACACGTTATGAACTCTAAGAAATCAGATATTTATACCCTTCACAAAGGCAGAGTTTATTGCAAGGTTTAAGCCAGTACTCtcaagtgaactggcacctaaGGGTATTTGGCTTGATGTCTGTAAGATAGACTCTATAATTAGTTACAGCAACTGCCAGCACTAACCCAATATCTATTCTGTTAATCGCTTAATAAGTGAACTGATTTACAGATTTAATGTCTGACAATAGCTGTTGATGATAGCTTTCATGTGTATGTGCTGGCTAATGAAAAATTAGTAATGCGTGCAACTTAATGGCAAAGTTTACGTTTGGTTCATGTAACAGTGGTGCTGGCAACCACAGAGCTCTGACAACTATTTTGCTGTTTGAAAGTATTCATACATATCATGGTAACAActctttcatttctgaattgcaGCTATTCGaagtctttgtttctgttttctgtttgttttctataaGAATATTTGAATATCAGCCTACGCCATCATACTTTCTAAAACTGTAAAACATCCATTAATACTTAATCAGACTCAAGAAATCCACCTCTTACCAAGCTGAAGAGTAGTTAAAAGTCATACCAGGCAGCAGGATGGTTTTGGTTGAAGAAGTGAGAAACAATTTGATCAAACTAGTTCAAAGTATTAATTAGTATTAGTATTAGTTTAacctgaaaatgttcatgtcGGACTAAAATAAAGTCTTTGCCGGATTAGATATTTTTCCCAGTGCGTTTAGGAATTATTATAAGTGTTATTGGTTATGTAAGGTTGTTATAAGTATAAGTAATACAGGCATTGTGTTAACCATGACGACCGCTCCTACTTATAGTGTAAGCACACAGAGTACCTTTCTGCATAACAGCTGAAGGGGTTTGATTGATGAGTCAGTGAGTCAGCATTTAAGCTAGAACAAGTCGGCGGTTTGATAAGTGTTGACACAGCTCTTTCCAACTGTACAGCAGTGGTGGAGGAGCCAGCTCAAGATAATCCCATCTCATTGTTTTCACTCTTTAAATCCAACTGAAACTTGAGCGCTCAGAAATGTCGGTCCATTCACACTCAGAAAGAGAAGAGTTGTTGTAATTGATGCCTTACATGATACCAAACTCAGTTGGTCACAATTAGACTGTGTGTGGAGCTGTTTACAAAAGCAATCATTGTTTGGCATTGCTTTAAGGATTCTGCTCACATATGTTAACAATCACATTGTTCTGTTGCTGCTAAACCAGTTCTGCCTCCACAGTTTAGTTcagtttggtttcttttttaaaggttctatatgtaactttttatatgtaaagatcgttttttatcgcccattaataagcgaacggttaactgatgtgaaaaagtagatgttcactgtctatctgtgttgcctgaaTACATTTTCTCCCTGGTTCGTATTTTCTgtgaaagctccaggaagtgacattttatgcgcgttctcaacgtcctcctcacaaGG
Coding sequences within it:
- the LOC109989822 gene encoding ion channel TACAN; protein product: MATGLTNVLEEWKCLEEDYQQLQETHRLYLQKLDEISKLQKSCSSSISNQRKRLKEVSHCVIKKCSTGPSDEDDKTLEEIKAKIKTRPNSFSEMEACLPKKNGLYLSLVLGNVNVTFLSKQSKFGYKDEYEKFKLYLTVLLLLFSFMCYFFVSYRFLDAILNFLLVWYYCTLTIRESILITNGSRIKGWWVFHHYVSAFLSGVMLTWPDGNLYKIFRNQFLAYSLYQSFVQCLQCYYQSGCLYRLRALGERHNMDLTVEGFQSWMWKGLTFLLPFLFFGHFWQLFNSVSLFRMAQLPDCKEWQVLMCGLCFLVLFMGNFSTTVAVVRQKMKSRSQKKSL